A stretch of DNA from Oryzomicrobium terrae:
AAGGGGTTGATATGGAGGATGGTGCCGTCCTCGTCCTCGATGGTTTCCATACCGGGTTCCTCTTCCTCCTCTTCTTCCTCGGGAGGGGGGAACATGGTCTTCAGCGCCGGGCGGATCACCATCATGATGATCAGCATGACGATGCCGGCCACCGCCAACCACTTCAGCAGTTCCTTGCCGAACTCGATGGCCTCAGGCTGCTTCCACAACGGAATTTCCAGGGTCGTCTTGTCGCCCAGGTTGAACGGTGCGTTGGCTACCGACAGGGTGTCGCCCCGGTCCTTGTTGTAGCCCATGGCCTCACGCACCAGATCGTTGATCTGTTTGATCTCCTGCTCGTTCAAGGCCCGTTCGATCACCTTGCCGGTCTTGTCCTTGTCCGGCCGGTTGTTGACCACCACCGCCACCGACAGGCGGCGGATGTTACCGATCGAGCCCTTGGTGTGGCGGATGGTACGGTCCACCTCGTAGTTGATGGTGGAGTCCTTGCGGGTGTTGACTGGCTGGCCGGCGGAATAGATCGGTGCGGTCACGCCGGCGGCGTCGATCTTGCCCGGTGGCGGAGGTTGCTGTCCGGGGGCAAGAGGCTGGGCACCGGTGCCGCCCACGTTGGGTTGGGTCAGGGGGGCGGTGGCCGGTACCGGCGGCTGGTTGCTCAAGGCGCCGGGAACGCCCTGGGCCGGTGGGTTGACGTTGGCCGTTTCGGAAATCTGCTGGCTGCGGATGGAAATATCGGGTGGCGAGCCGTTGGGGCGATAGCTTTCGGCGGTCTGCTCGTTCTGCGAAAAATCCACGTCGGCAGCCACCTGAACTCGGGCGTTGCCAGGGCCGACCACCGGTGCCAGGATGTCGTCGATGCGCTTGATCACCGAGGCTTCGACCTCGCCGACGTACTTGAGCTGGGTGGGGTCGAGGCCGGCTTCGATCAACTTGCTCTTGAGTTGGGAGAGCAGGTTGCCCTGCTGGTCGATGACCGTGACGTTGGCGATTGGCAGTTGCGGTACGCTGGAAGCGACCAGGTGCTGGATGCCCGCCACCTGGGCCGGCTCCAGGGCCCGCCCCGGGTAGAGATGCACCATCACGCTGGCGGTGGGCTTCTGCTCTTCGCGGACGAACACCGACGGTTTGGGAATGGCCAGGTGTACCCGGGCGTTCTCGACCGTGGCCACTGACTGGATGGTGCGGGACAGTTCGCCCTCCAGGGCGCGCTGATAGTTGACCTGTTCGGCAAACTGGCTGATGCCGAATTTCTGGTTCTCCATCAGCTCGAAGCCCACCAGTCCGCCTTTCGGCAGCCCCTGGGAAGCGAGGCGCAGGCGGACTTCGTGAACCTTGTCGCTGGGGACCAGAATGGCGCCGCTACCGTCGGAGAAACGGTAGGGAACGTTCATCTGCTCAAGGCTGGCGATGATGGTGCCGCCATCTTTCTCCGACAGATTGGAGAACAGCACCTTGTAGTCGGGCTGGCGGCTGGCCAGCACGGCACCGACAATCAGCGCGACCACGGCGGCCAGCGCCACCATGAGGATGATCTTTTGCTGGTTGGTGAGCCGGTTCACCCCTTCCCGGAGACGGTCCAGGGGCTTGGTCGCAGGCGGCGGAGCCTGCACGGCATCGGCTGAGGTGTCGGTGGCGGCCGCCATGTTAGGTGATTAGGTCTCGGTGAGAGGTCGCGCTAGCGGAGTCGGATGAAAAGGGCCGCAAGGCCGGGAAAATGTCCAGCCCGGGCGATTTTGCCGGGTGGGCTCCGAAAAGCGAAAAAATTCCGTGAAATATTCTACTATGGCGGCCGTAAACAAGGGCCAGTTCTTGCTGGTCGTGATATCGCCCCGCGAGGTTCTGTTGTGACCGATGCCGATCGCATGACGGAGGTGAAGGCCGAGGAATTGCAACGGGCCTTCTCCGTTTTCAACCAGGTTTCCCAGGAGCTGACCCAGGCCTACGAGGCGCTTCAGGGGCAGGTGGTGCGCCTGACGTCTGAACTGGAAGTGGCCAACGGTAAATTGCGTCGCCAGTACCAGGAAAAGGAAGCCTTGTCCGAGCGCCTCTCCCTGCTGCTCAATGCCTTGCCGGCGGGGGTGGTGGCGGTGGATGGGGCCGGAGTGGTGACCAGCACCAACCCCGCGGCCCAGGAAATGCTCGGTCGCGACCCGGTCGGTCTGGAGTGGCGCCAGGTGTCGAAAGAGGTGCTGCGGCCTTCCGCTACGCCGGACGAGTGGTGCCACGGCGAACGGCGCCTCTCCACGGCGGAAAGCCCCCTGGATTCATCGGGAGGGCGGATCGTCCTGCTGCACGACATCACCTCCGCCCACGCCATGAAGGCCAGCCTGGAGCGCAGCCAGCGCCTGGCGGCGATGGGCGAGATGGCCGCGTCCCTGGCCCACCAGTTGCGTACCCCTCTGGCCACGGCGCTGCTCTATAGCAGCAACCTGGGGACCCCCGACCTGGCCGATGATGCGCGCATGCGCTTCGCCGACAAGGCGACCACCCAACTCAAGCGGCTGGAGCGCCTGATCCAGGACGTGCTGCTGTTCGCCCGGGGTGAGAGCATCGGCCGGGAGGTGGTCTCGCTGGACGGGTTGATGCTGGAAGCGTCCCTGGCCGTCGAGGCGCTGATGCGCCGCCAGGGGGTCGAGTTCATCGTCGAGGGCGCGGCGCCGGGGCTGGTCGTGGTCGGCGACCACAAGGCCCTCTCCGGGGCCCTGATCAACCTGCTTGAAAATGCCTTGCAAGCTTGCGAGCAGCGCAGCGCGGCCGGAATCGCCCCGGCGGTGCACCTTGCCTTGACGGTGTCCGGAGGGAGGGCGTACATCGCCGTGCGCGATACAGGCCCGGGTCTTGCTCCGGAAATGGTTGCGCGTA
This window harbors:
- the fliF gene encoding flagellar basal-body MS-ring/collar protein FliF, with protein sequence MAAATDTSADAVQAPPPATKPLDRLREGVNRLTNQQKIILMVALAAVVALIVGAVLASRQPDYKVLFSNLSEKDGGTIIASLEQMNVPYRFSDGSGAILVPSDKVHEVRLRLASQGLPKGGLVGFELMENQKFGISQFAEQVNYQRALEGELSRTIQSVATVENARVHLAIPKPSVFVREEQKPTASVMVHLYPGRALEPAQVAGIQHLVASSVPQLPIANVTVIDQQGNLLSQLKSKLIEAGLDPTQLKYVGEVEASVIKRIDDILAPVVGPGNARVQVAADVDFSQNEQTAESYRPNGSPPDISIRSQQISETANVNPPAQGVPGALSNQPPVPATAPLTQPNVGGTGAQPLAPGQQPPPPGKIDAAGVTAPIYSAGQPVNTRKDSTINYEVDRTIRHTKGSIGNIRRLSVAVVVNNRPDKDKTGKVIERALNEQEIKQINDLVREAMGYNKDRGDTLSVANAPFNLGDKTTLEIPLWKQPEAIEFGKELLKWLAVAGIVMLIIMMVIRPALKTMFPPPEEEEEEEEPGMETIEDEDGTILHINPFEQKLAEARELAKENPKAVANIIKDWMDGGA
- a CDS encoding sensor histidine kinase, with the translated sequence MTDADRMTEVKAEELQRAFSVFNQVSQELTQAYEALQGQVVRLTSELEVANGKLRRQYQEKEALSERLSLLLNALPAGVVAVDGAGVVTSTNPAAQEMLGRDPVGLEWRQVSKEVLRPSATPDEWCHGERRLSTAESPLDSSGGRIVLLHDITSAHAMKASLERSQRLAAMGEMAASLAHQLRTPLATALLYSSNLGTPDLADDARMRFADKATTQLKRLERLIQDVLLFARGESIGREVVSLDGLMLEASLAVEALMRRQGVEFIVEGAAPGLVVVGDHKALSGALINLLENALQACEQRSAAGIAPAVHLALTVSGGRAYIAVRDTGPGLAPEMVARIFEPFFTTRGQGTGLGLAIALGVARAHGGTIDVRSTPGEGAEFILELPAGTAPAANPASPPEY